The proteins below are encoded in one region of Saccopteryx leptura isolate mSacLep1 chromosome 1, mSacLep1_pri_phased_curated, whole genome shotgun sequence:
- the MLC1 gene encoding membrane protein MLC1 isoform X1 gives MTGQQRDPHPETNAAPQAAVSTMTREEPCREELSYDRMPTLERGRPDAGSYPDAKPSDLQLSSRLPPCFSHKTWIFSVLMGGCLLVTSGFSLYLGNVFPSEMDYLRCAAGSCIPAAIVSFAVSRRNVNAIPNFQMLFVSTFAVTTTCLIWFGCKLVLNPSAIDINFNLILLLLLELLMAATVIVSARSSEAPGRQKGSISDSTNILYEVTFPARVLKSYSVIEVIAGISAVLGGVIALNVDDTVSSPHLSVTFFWILVACFPSAIASHVTAECPSRCLVEVLMAICSLTSPLLFTAAGYLTFSVRRAVDAFEGYPPAIKQSYDVLLLMLMLELLLQASLHMGTVIQCASFKVASPQERPVAAEVARSPLKEFDKEKAWRAVVVQMAQ, from the exons ATGACTGGGCAGCAGCGAGACCCTCACCCGGAGACCAACGCTGCCCCGCAAGCAGCTGTGAG CACCATGACACGGGAAGAGCCGTGCAGGGAGGAGCTCAGCTATGACCGGATGCCCACCCTGGAGCGAGGACGGCCCGATGCAGGGAGCTACCCAGATGCCAAGCCCAGTGACCTGCAGCTGTCGTCACGGCTGCCCCCATGCTTCAGTCACAAGACATGGATCTTCTCTGTGTTGATGGGG GGCTGCCTgcttgtgacctcggggttttcgCTGTACCTGGGAAACGTGTTTCCTTCTGAGATGGATTACTTACGTTGTGCTGCAGGTTCG TGCATTCCTGCGGCTATTGTGAGCTTTGCTGTTTCCAGGAGGAATGTCAATGCG ATTCCCAATTTTCAGATGCTGTTTGTTTCCACATTTGCTGTCACCACTACATGTCTAATCTGGTTTGGATGCAAACTTGTCCTGAACCCGTCAGCAATAGAC ATAAATTTCAACCTGATTCTGCTCCTTCTGCTGGAGCTCCTCATGGCAGCCACAGTGATTGTTTCAGCGAGGTCCAGCGAGGCACCTGGCCGGCAGAAG ggTTCCATCTCTGACAGCACCAACATTTTGTATGAGGTGACATTTCCTGCACGGGTCCTGAAATCCTATTCA GTTATTGAGGTGATCGCTGGCATCTCTGCCGTCCTGGGTGGAGTCATCGCCCTGAATGTGGACGACACCGTCTCAAGCCCACACCTCTCAGTGACGTTCTTTTGGATCTTAGTGGCC tGTTTTCCAAGTGCCATCGCCAGCCACGTGACAGCAGAGTGTCCTAGCAGGTGTCTG GTGGAGGTGCTGATGGCCATCTGCAGCCTCACATCACCGCTGCTCTTCACGGCTGCGGGGTACCTGACCTTCAGTGTGAGGAGAGCCGTGGACGCATTTGAGGGTTACCCGCCAGCCATCAAG CAGTCCTACGACGTGCTCCTGCTGATGCTGATGCTGGAGCTGCTGCTACAGGCCAGCCTGCATATGGGCACTGTCATCCAGTGCGCCAGCTTCAAGGTGGCCAGTCCGCAGGAGCGCCCCGTGGCAGCCGAG
- the MLC1 gene encoding membrane protein MLC1 isoform X2: protein MTGQQRDPHPETNAAPQAAVSTMTREEPCREELSYDRMPTLERGRPDAGSYPDAKPSDLQLSSRLPPCFSHKTWIFSVLMGGCLLVTSGFSLYLGNVFPSEMDYLRCAAGSCIPAAIVSFAVSRRNVNAIPNFQMLFVSTFAVTTTCLIWFGCKLVLNPSAIDINFNLILLLLLELLMAATVIVSARSSEAPGRQKGSISDSTNILYEVTFPARVLKSYSVIEVIAGISAVLGGVIALNVDDTVSSPHLSVTFFWILVACFPSAIASHVTAECPSRCLVEVLMAICSLTSPLLFTAAGYLTFSVRRAVDAFEGYPPAIKSYDVLLLMLMLELLLQASLHMGTVIQCASFKVASPQERPVAAEVARSPLKEFDKEKAWRAVVVQMAQ from the exons ATGACTGGGCAGCAGCGAGACCCTCACCCGGAGACCAACGCTGCCCCGCAAGCAGCTGTGAG CACCATGACACGGGAAGAGCCGTGCAGGGAGGAGCTCAGCTATGACCGGATGCCCACCCTGGAGCGAGGACGGCCCGATGCAGGGAGCTACCCAGATGCCAAGCCCAGTGACCTGCAGCTGTCGTCACGGCTGCCCCCATGCTTCAGTCACAAGACATGGATCTTCTCTGTGTTGATGGGG GGCTGCCTgcttgtgacctcggggttttcgCTGTACCTGGGAAACGTGTTTCCTTCTGAGATGGATTACTTACGTTGTGCTGCAGGTTCG TGCATTCCTGCGGCTATTGTGAGCTTTGCTGTTTCCAGGAGGAATGTCAATGCG ATTCCCAATTTTCAGATGCTGTTTGTTTCCACATTTGCTGTCACCACTACATGTCTAATCTGGTTTGGATGCAAACTTGTCCTGAACCCGTCAGCAATAGAC ATAAATTTCAACCTGATTCTGCTCCTTCTGCTGGAGCTCCTCATGGCAGCCACAGTGATTGTTTCAGCGAGGTCCAGCGAGGCACCTGGCCGGCAGAAG ggTTCCATCTCTGACAGCACCAACATTTTGTATGAGGTGACATTTCCTGCACGGGTCCTGAAATCCTATTCA GTTATTGAGGTGATCGCTGGCATCTCTGCCGTCCTGGGTGGAGTCATCGCCCTGAATGTGGACGACACCGTCTCAAGCCCACACCTCTCAGTGACGTTCTTTTGGATCTTAGTGGCC tGTTTTCCAAGTGCCATCGCCAGCCACGTGACAGCAGAGTGTCCTAGCAGGTGTCTG GTGGAGGTGCTGATGGCCATCTGCAGCCTCACATCACCGCTGCTCTTCACGGCTGCGGGGTACCTGACCTTCAGTGTGAGGAGAGCCGTGGACGCATTTGAGGGTTACCCGCCAGCCATCAAG TCCTACGACGTGCTCCTGCTGATGCTGATGCTGGAGCTGCTGCTACAGGCCAGCCTGCATATGGGCACTGTCATCCAGTGCGCCAGCTTCAAGGTGGCCAGTCCGCAGGAGCGCCCCGTGGCAGCCGAG
- the MLC1 gene encoding membrane protein MLC1 isoform X4, whose product MTREEPCREELSYDRMPTLERGRPDAGSYPDAKPSDLQLSSRLPPCFSHKTWIFSVLMGGCLLVTSGFSLYLGNVFPSEMDYLRCAAGSCIPAAIVSFAVSRRNVNAIPNFQMLFVSTFAVTTTCLIWFGCKLVLNPSAIDINFNLILLLLLELLMAATVIVSARSSEAPGRQKGSISDSTNILYEVTFPARVLKSYSVIEVIAGISAVLGGVIALNVDDTVSSPHLSVTFFWILVACFPSAIASHVTAECPSRCLVEVLMAICSLTSPLLFTAAGYLTFSVRRAVDAFEGYPPAIKQSYDVLLLMLMLELLLQASLHMGTVIQCASFKVASPQERPVAAEVARSPLKEFDKEKAWRAVVVQMAQ is encoded by the exons ATGACACGGGAAGAGCCGTGCAGGGAGGAGCTCAGCTATGACCGGATGCCCACCCTGGAGCGAGGACGGCCCGATGCAGGGAGCTACCCAGATGCCAAGCCCAGTGACCTGCAGCTGTCGTCACGGCTGCCCCCATGCTTCAGTCACAAGACATGGATCTTCTCTGTGTTGATGGGG GGCTGCCTgcttgtgacctcggggttttcgCTGTACCTGGGAAACGTGTTTCCTTCTGAGATGGATTACTTACGTTGTGCTGCAGGTTCG TGCATTCCTGCGGCTATTGTGAGCTTTGCTGTTTCCAGGAGGAATGTCAATGCG ATTCCCAATTTTCAGATGCTGTTTGTTTCCACATTTGCTGTCACCACTACATGTCTAATCTGGTTTGGATGCAAACTTGTCCTGAACCCGTCAGCAATAGAC ATAAATTTCAACCTGATTCTGCTCCTTCTGCTGGAGCTCCTCATGGCAGCCACAGTGATTGTTTCAGCGAGGTCCAGCGAGGCACCTGGCCGGCAGAAG ggTTCCATCTCTGACAGCACCAACATTTTGTATGAGGTGACATTTCCTGCACGGGTCCTGAAATCCTATTCA GTTATTGAGGTGATCGCTGGCATCTCTGCCGTCCTGGGTGGAGTCATCGCCCTGAATGTGGACGACACCGTCTCAAGCCCACACCTCTCAGTGACGTTCTTTTGGATCTTAGTGGCC tGTTTTCCAAGTGCCATCGCCAGCCACGTGACAGCAGAGTGTCCTAGCAGGTGTCTG GTGGAGGTGCTGATGGCCATCTGCAGCCTCACATCACCGCTGCTCTTCACGGCTGCGGGGTACCTGACCTTCAGTGTGAGGAGAGCCGTGGACGCATTTGAGGGTTACCCGCCAGCCATCAAG CAGTCCTACGACGTGCTCCTGCTGATGCTGATGCTGGAGCTGCTGCTACAGGCCAGCCTGCATATGGGCACTGTCATCCAGTGCGCCAGCTTCAAGGTGGCCAGTCCGCAGGAGCGCCCCGTGGCAGCCGAG
- the MLC1 gene encoding membrane protein MLC1 isoform X3, producing MGSTMTREEPCREELSYDRMPTLERGRPDAGSYPDAKPSDLQLSSRLPPCFSHKTWIFSVLMGGCLLVTSGFSLYLGNVFPSEMDYLRCAAGSCIPAAIVSFAVSRRNVNAIPNFQMLFVSTFAVTTTCLIWFGCKLVLNPSAIDINFNLILLLLLELLMAATVIVSARSSEAPGRQKGSISDSTNILYEVTFPARVLKSYSVIEVIAGISAVLGGVIALNVDDTVSSPHLSVTFFWILVACFPSAIASHVTAECPSRCLVEVLMAICSLTSPLLFTAAGYLTFSVRRAVDAFEGYPPAIKQSYDVLLLMLMLELLLQASLHMGTVIQCASFKVASPQERPVAAEVARSPLKEFDKEKAWRAVVVQMAQ from the exons ATGGGCAG CACCATGACACGGGAAGAGCCGTGCAGGGAGGAGCTCAGCTATGACCGGATGCCCACCCTGGAGCGAGGACGGCCCGATGCAGGGAGCTACCCAGATGCCAAGCCCAGTGACCTGCAGCTGTCGTCACGGCTGCCCCCATGCTTCAGTCACAAGACATGGATCTTCTCTGTGTTGATGGGG GGCTGCCTgcttgtgacctcggggttttcgCTGTACCTGGGAAACGTGTTTCCTTCTGAGATGGATTACTTACGTTGTGCTGCAGGTTCG TGCATTCCTGCGGCTATTGTGAGCTTTGCTGTTTCCAGGAGGAATGTCAATGCG ATTCCCAATTTTCAGATGCTGTTTGTTTCCACATTTGCTGTCACCACTACATGTCTAATCTGGTTTGGATGCAAACTTGTCCTGAACCCGTCAGCAATAGAC ATAAATTTCAACCTGATTCTGCTCCTTCTGCTGGAGCTCCTCATGGCAGCCACAGTGATTGTTTCAGCGAGGTCCAGCGAGGCACCTGGCCGGCAGAAG ggTTCCATCTCTGACAGCACCAACATTTTGTATGAGGTGACATTTCCTGCACGGGTCCTGAAATCCTATTCA GTTATTGAGGTGATCGCTGGCATCTCTGCCGTCCTGGGTGGAGTCATCGCCCTGAATGTGGACGACACCGTCTCAAGCCCACACCTCTCAGTGACGTTCTTTTGGATCTTAGTGGCC tGTTTTCCAAGTGCCATCGCCAGCCACGTGACAGCAGAGTGTCCTAGCAGGTGTCTG GTGGAGGTGCTGATGGCCATCTGCAGCCTCACATCACCGCTGCTCTTCACGGCTGCGGGGTACCTGACCTTCAGTGTGAGGAGAGCCGTGGACGCATTTGAGGGTTACCCGCCAGCCATCAAG CAGTCCTACGACGTGCTCCTGCTGATGCTGATGCTGGAGCTGCTGCTACAGGCCAGCCTGCATATGGGCACTGTCATCCAGTGCGCCAGCTTCAAGGTGGCCAGTCCGCAGGAGCGCCCCGTGGCAGCCGAG